From a single Diceros bicornis minor isolate mBicDic1 chromosome 6, mDicBic1.mat.cur, whole genome shotgun sequence genomic region:
- the ELOVL3 gene encoding elongation of very long chain fatty acids protein 3 yields MVTAMNVSDETKQLLQPYNFELFQDMRPFLEEYWATSFLIALIYLLLTFVGQNYMKARNGFNLQGPLIFWSLCLAIFSILGAVRTWSHMGILLLRGNLKQTVCFSIFASDPIIKFWSCLFLLSKIVELGDTAFIILRKRPLVFVHWYHHSTVLVYTSFGYKNKVSAGGWFMTMNYGVHAIMYTYYTLKAAKVTPPRWLPMLITSLQILQMFMGATISILNYIWRQDQGCHTTSEHLFWSCILYMTYFILFARFFHQTYIMPKVKAKTKSQ; encoded by the exons ATGGTCACAGCCATGAATGTCTCCGACGAAACAAAGCAGCTGTTACAGCCCTACAACTTTGAGCTGTTCCAGGACATGAGGCCCTTTTTGGAGGAGTACTG GGCAACCTCATTCCTCATAGCTCTGATCTACCTGCTGCTCACCTTTGTGGGGCAGAACTACATGAAGGCACGGAACGGCTTCAACTTGCAGGGGCCTCTCATCTTTTGGTCCTTGTGCCTTGCAATCTTCAG TATCCTGGGGGCAGTGAGGACGTGGAGCCATATGGGGATCCTGCTACTTAGGGGGAACCTAAAGCAAACTGTGTGCTTCTCCATCTTTGCCAGCGATCCCATAATCAAATTCTGGTCCTGCCTCTTTCTTCTCAGCAAGATTGTTGAACTTG GAGACACGGCCTTCATCATCCTGCGTAAGCGGCCACTCGTCTTTGTGCACTGGTACCACCACAGCACAGTGCTAGTGTACACAAGCTTTGGATACAAGAACAAAGTGTCTGCAGGTGGCTGGTTCATGACTATGAACTATGGTGTGCATGCCATCATGTACACCTACTACACTCTGAAGGCTGCCAAAGTAACACCCCCCAGATGGCTTCCCATGCTCATCACCAGCCTGCAGATCCTGCAGATGTTTATGGGAGCCACTATTAGCATCCTGAATTACATCTGGAGACAGGATCAGGGATGCCACACCACATCGGAACATCTCTTCTGGTCCTGCATCTTGTATATGACCTATTTCATCCTCTTTGCCCGCTTCTTCCATCAAACCTACATAATGCCGAAGGTCAAAGCCAAGACCAAGAGCCAGTGA